The proteins below are encoded in one region of Roseovarius bejariae:
- a CDS encoding TIGR01244 family sulfur transferase yields the protein MDARKLSDEFSVSPQVDASEMDEIVQAGFKSILCNRPDGEEYGQPEYDDVAKAAEAAGLEVRSVPIVSGMVTPQAAQDFAQALEDMPKPILAYCRTGTRCTMLWSLVKFDDLGGDAILKATQEAGYDMGGLVRQLQAR from the coding sequence ATGGATGCCCGCAAGCTATCTGACGAATTTTCGGTTTCACCGCAGGTTGATGCAAGTGAGATGGACGAGATCGTGCAAGCCGGGTTCAAGTCGATCTTGTGCAATCGCCCAGATGGCGAGGAATACGGCCAGCCCGAGTATGATGACGTGGCCAAGGCCGCCGAGGCGGCGGGGCTTGAGGTGCGCAGCGTGCCGATTGTCTCGGGCATGGTCACCCCGCAGGCGGCTCAGGATTTTGCGCAGGCGTTGGAAGACATGCCCAAGCCCATTCTCGCCTATTGCCGGACCGGGACGCGCTGTACCATGTTGTGGAGCCTTGTGAAGTTCGACGATCTGGGCGGTGACGCGATCCTGAAGGCCACGCAAGAGGCGGGCTATGACATGGGCGGGCTTGTGCGGCAGTTGCAGGCGCGCTGA
- a CDS encoding 2-dehydro-3-deoxygalactonokinase, protein MSDWIAIGRRAGAGVVAHAMRGATWLSAAQAADEAGALAGLGQGDGKLVRIGDGTPDALPAPVLPKGGATCPALTQDSPPDVIGAWVRIWIAGFLASRENWDGIICAQEGGISHWLHISADEVVSCQSFLTPRLNDALGGADCPDDTALADSLSRPERLAAHLRAAEVAGNAGALTGHLIGAELAAARAYWLGQQVAVIGDRLGYSGALRAQGVPVEEAETEALEPLGLQALGTRLGLAG, encoded by the coding sequence ATGAGCGATTGGATTGCCATTGGACGTCGCGCCGGTGCGGGCGTTGTTGCCCACGCCATGCGGGGGGCGACTTGGCTTTCAGCGGCGCAGGCTGCGGACGAGGCCGGGGCCTTGGCGGGATTGGGCCAGGGCGACGGCAAACTTGTGCGCATCGGTGATGGCACGCCCGACGCGCTGCCGGCGCCGGTCTTGCCCAAGGGCGGTGCGACTTGTCCGGCCCTGACACAAGATTCCCCGCCGGATGTTATCGGTGCCTGGGTGCGAATTTGGATTGCCGGGTTTCTGGCCAGCCGGGAAAACTGGGACGGGATCATTTGCGCGCAAGAGGGCGGTATCAGTCATTGGTTGCATATCAGTGCCGATGAGGTGGTGAGCTGTCAGAGCTTCCTGACCCCACGTCTGAACGATGCCTTGGGCGGGGCGGATTGCCCGGACGACACCGCATTGGCCGATAGCCTGAGCCGCCCCGAGCGCTTGGCCGCGCATCTGCGCGCGGCAGAGGTGGCCGGGAACGCCGGGGCGCTGACCGGGCATTTGATCGGCGCCGAACTGGCCGCCGCGCGGGCCTATTGGTTGGGGCAGCAGGTGGCGGTGATCGGTGACAGGTTGGGCTATTCCGGGGCCTTGCGGGCGCAGGGCGTACCCGTCGAGGAGGCCGAGACGGAGGCGCTGGAGCCCTTGGGCTTGCAGGCCTTGGGGACGCGGTTGGGCTTGGCCGGGTAG
- a CDS encoding P1 family peptidase has protein sequence MTAKPGPRNLITDVPGLRVGQAQDDTIKTGVSVLLGDVPFTCGVHVMGGAPGTRETDLLAPDKTVEQVDALVLSGGSAFGLDAASGVADGLRAMGRGFAVGDQRVPIVPGAIIFDLLNGGDKDWPENPYKGLGQEALENAAQDITLGSHGAGTGATTATLKGGIGSASVMLPSGHTVGALVVVNALGSATIGDTAHFWAAPFEIGEEFGDLGPATTYPDLTTPPTKLSQHANTTIGIIATDATLTKPQCTRLATAAHDGYARALVPSHTPMDGDLIFAAATGARPLSDPLAQTLMLGHAAATCMARAIARGVYAATVSENDTLPTWTDRFG, from the coding sequence ATGACCGCCAAACCCGGCCCCCGCAACCTGATCACCGATGTTCCCGGCCTGCGCGTGGGGCAGGCGCAGGATGATACCATCAAGACCGGGGTCAGTGTTTTACTGGGCGATGTGCCGTTTACCTGCGGGGTGCATGTGATGGGCGGCGCGCCGGGCACCCGCGAGACCGACCTTCTGGCCCCCGACAAAACGGTCGAGCAGGTGGATGCCCTCGTGCTTTCGGGCGGCTCGGCCTTTGGCCTCGATGCCGCCTCGGGCGTGGCCGATGGGCTGCGCGCCATGGGGCGCGGCTTTGCCGTGGGGGATCAGCGGGTGCCGATCGTGCCGGGGGCGATCATTTTCGACCTGCTCAATGGCGGCGATAAGGACTGGCCCGAGAACCCCTATAAAGGTTTGGGGCAAGAGGCGCTTGAGAACGCTGCCCAAGACATCACCCTTGGCAGTCACGGCGCAGGCACCGGGGCCACCACCGCCACCCTCAAGGGCGGCATCGGGTCGGCCTCTGTCATGCTGCCCTCGGGCCACACCGTCGGCGCGCTCGTCGTCGTCAATGCCCTTGGGTCAGCTACGATTGGCGACACGGCACACTTCTGGGCCGCGCCGTTTGAAATAGGAGAAGAGTTCGGCGACCTCGGCCCGGCCACAACCTACCCCGACCTCACAACACCGCCCACCAAGCTGAGCCAGCACGCCAATACCACCATCGGCATCATCGCCACCGATGCCACGCTCACGAAACCGCAATGCACCCGGCTGGCCACCGCCGCGCATGATGGCTATGCCCGCGCGCTGGTGCCCTCGCATACGCCGATGGATGGGGATTTGATCTTTGCCGCCGCCACCGGCGCACGCCCCCTTTCCGACCCACTGGCCCAGACCCTCATGCTGGGCCATGCGGCGGCCACCTGCATGGCGCGGGCGATCGCGCGTGGCGTCTATGCGGCCACCGTCTCCGAAAACGATACGCTTCCCACGTGGACGGACAGGTTCGGCTAA
- a CDS encoding aminopeptidase P family protein, with amino-acid sequence MTARPEMYRFHNGEKAPLPFAEIEYEARLKGLRARMDEAGVQAAVFTSMHNIAYYSGFLYCSFGRPYGLVVTENESVTISAGIDAGQPWRRCHGDNITYTDWQRDNFWRAILSVTGEGCVVGYEGDHLTLQQRDKLEDFLLPLTMVDIAPTTMRQRMHKSPTELQLIREGARVADVGGYAIREAVKEGAREIDVAMAGRDAMELEIAKSFPDAEYRDTWVWFQSGLNTDGAHNPVTARQLQRGDILSLNTFPMISGYYTALERTMFVGEVDEASLKIWEANVAAHEYGMSLLKPGANCAEVTHKINDFFAERELLQYRTFGYGHSFGVLSHYYGREAGLELREDIDTVLEPGMVISMEPMLTIGEGQPGAGGYREHDILIITEEGNENITGYPYGPGFNVVG; translated from the coding sequence ATGACTGCACGTCCTGAAATGTATCGTTTCCACAATGGCGAAAAGGCCCCGCTGCCCTTTGCCGAGATCGAGTATGAGGCACGCCTGAAAGGTCTGCGCGCCCGGATGGATGAGGCCGGTGTGCAAGCGGCGGTCTTCACCTCGATGCACAATATCGCCTATTACAGCGGGTTCTTGTATTGCTCCTTCGGGCGGCCCTATGGGCTTGTGGTGACGGAGAACGAAAGCGTGACGATCAGCGCGGGCATTGACGCGGGCCAACCTTGGCGGCGCTGCCATGGCGACAACATCACCTATACCGACTGGCAGCGCGATAATTTCTGGCGCGCGATCCTGTCGGTCACGGGCGAGGGGTGCGTTGTAGGCTATGAGGGCGATCACCTGACCCTGCAACAGCGCGACAAGCTTGAGGATTTCCTGCTGCCCCTGACCATGGTCGATATTGCCCCCACCACGATGCGCCAGCGGATGCATAAATCCCCAACCGAATTGCAGCTGATCCGCGAAGGGGCGCGGGTGGCCGATGTGGGCGGCTATGCCATCCGCGAGGCCGTCAAGGAAGGCGCGCGCGAGATCGACGTGGCCATGGCCGGGCGCGATGCGATGGAGTTGGAGATTGCCAAATCCTTCCCCGATGCCGAGTACCGCGACACTTGGGTCTGGTTTCAATCGGGGCTGAACACCGATGGCGCGCATAACCCGGTGACCGCGCGCCAGTTGCAGCGCGGTGACATCCTGAGCCTCAATACCTTCCCGATGATCTCGGGCTATTACACCGCTTTGGAACGCACCATGTTCGTGGGTGAGGTGGACGAGGCCAGCCTGAAAATCTGGGAGGCCAATGTGGCCGCCCATGAATACGGGATGAGCCTTCTCAAACCCGGGGCAAACTGTGCCGAGGTGACCCACAAGATCAACGACTTCTTCGCCGAGCGCGAGTTGCTGCAATACCGGACCTTCGGTTATGGCCATTCTTTCGGGGTGCTGTCGCACTACTATGGCCGTGAGGCGGGGCTGGAACTGCGCGAGGATATCGACACGGTGCTGGAGCCGGGTATGGTGATCTCGATGGAACCGATGCTGACCATTGGCGAGGGGCAGCCGGGCGCGGGCGGCTACCGCGAACACGATATCCTGATCATCACCGAAGAGGGCAACGAGAACATCACCGGCTATCCGTATGGGCCGGGGTTCAACGTGGTGGGCTGA
- a CDS encoding DUF1523 family protein, with protein sequence MVYVKWVFWGLFWLIVAGFLHYSLPQRDIVRIVNTYEERQDVTGWTKMFWAASDQSQERLQSWDVQFIQAIDPDGDPMVYRNEDTGWGWPPYFKFDTANLYTDASDSVSSKAEPEWYAVTHYGWRNEFLSIFPNAVGIKRVAGPDVTLIPWFNIIVLTILAAVAWGIWARWRRFRKNKIEPKIDEWTDGWE encoded by the coding sequence ATGGTTTATGTCAAATGGGTGTTCTGGGGGCTGTTCTGGCTCATCGTGGCGGGGTTTTTGCATTATTCCCTACCGCAGCGCGATATCGTGCGGATCGTGAACACCTACGAGGAACGTCAGGACGTCACCGGCTGGACCAAGATGTTCTGGGCGGCCTCGGACCAGTCACAAGAGCGGCTGCAAAGCTGGGACGTGCAGTTCATTCAGGCGATCGACCCGGATGGCGACCCGATGGTCTATCGCAACGAGGATACCGGCTGGGGCTGGCCGCCTTATTTCAAGTTCGACACGGCGAACCTTTATACCGACGCCAGTGACTCGGTTTCGAGCAAGGCAGAGCCAGAATGGTATGCGGTGACGCATTACGGCTGGCGCAACGAATTTCTGTCGATCTTTCCCAATGCCGTTGGCATCAAGCGGGTGGCGGGGCCGGATGTGACCTTGATCCCGTGGTTCAACATCATCGTTCTGACGATTCTGGCGGCGGTCGCATGGGGCATCTGGGCCCGCTGGCGGCGGTTCAGGAAAAACAAGATCGAGCCCAAGATCGACGAATGGACCGACGGCTGGGAGTAA
- a CDS encoding dimethyl sulfoxide reductase anchor subunit family protein, whose protein sequence is MHPAPSVIIFTTLSGLGFGLLAWLGIGLPAVTGWVAFAFFAFAYALAVGGLLASTFHLGHPERAIKAFTQWRSSWLSREAWASVAALVVMGLYGAGLVFFGERWTVLGWIGAALSLLTVYSTSMIYGQLKTVPRWKTPLTPVLFLTLAITGGAILSGEVTAALVLLLIAAVVQILWWQRGDGALDQSGTNLATATGLGKPGQVRAFEPPHTGTNYLLREFVHVVGRKHAMKLRVIALVLGYALPFAFLALPFNHAFALLAVLSHLAGIAASRWLFFAEAEHVVGLYYGKR, encoded by the coding sequence ATGCATCCCGCACCTTCCGTCATCATCTTCACGACGCTCTCCGGTCTGGGCTTTGGCCTTCTGGCCTGGCTGGGCATCGGCCTGCCCGCCGTCACCGGCTGGGTCGCCTTTGCGTTCTTCGCCTTTGCCTATGCGCTGGCGGTGGGCGGCCTTCTCGCCTCCACCTTCCACCTCGGCCACCCTGAACGGGCGATCAAGGCCTTCACGCAATGGCGCTCAAGCTGGCTCAGCCGCGAAGCATGGGCCAGCGTCGCCGCCCTTGTCGTCATGGGGCTTTACGGCGCGGGGCTGGTGTTCTTCGGTGAACGCTGGACGGTGCTGGGCTGGATCGGTGCGGCGCTGTCGCTGCTGACGGTCTATTCCACCTCGATGATCTATGGCCAACTCAAGACCGTGCCCCGCTGGAAAACCCCGCTGACTCCAGTCTTGTTCCTGACCCTCGCCATCACCGGCGGTGCGATCCTGTCGGGCGAAGTCACCGCAGCACTGGTTCTTTTGTTGATTGCCGCCGTGGTGCAAATCCTCTGGTGGCAACGCGGCGATGGCGCCTTGGACCAAAGCGGCACAAACCTTGCGACGGCCACCGGCCTTGGCAAACCCGGACAGGTCCGCGCCTTCGAGCCGCCCCATACCGGCACCAACTACCTGCTCAGGGAATTCGTCCACGTGGTGGGCCGCAAGCACGCGATGAAACTGCGCGTCATCGCCCTCGTACTCGGCTACGCCCTGCCCTTCGCCTTCCTTGCCTTGCCCTTCAACCACGCCTTCGCCCTGCTGGCCGTACTCAGCCACCTTGCGGGCATCGCCGCCTCGCGCTGGCTATTCTTCGCCGAAGCCGAGCACGTGGTGGGCCTGTACTACGGAAAGCGCTAG
- a CDS encoding 4Fe-4S dicluster domain-containing protein: MTTLPEKTDRKLGLVIDLDTCVGCHACVVSCKGWNTENYGAPLSDQDPYGADPTGTFLNRVHSYEVQPEEGTAQLIHFPKSCLHCEDAPCVTVCPTGASYKRTEDGIVLVNETDCIGCGLCAWACPYGARELDAAEGVMKKCTLCVDRIYNDNLPEVDRVPACVRTCPAGARHFGDLGDPDSEVSQLVATRGGMDLMPEQGTKPVNQYLPPRPKDELDRTAAPEDGEIDVLAPYLNPVADSPKGFLGWLDKTLEKL, encoded by the coding sequence ATGACAACGCTTCCCGAGAAAACCGACCGCAAACTGGGGCTGGTGATCGACCTTGATACCTGCGTGGGCTGTCACGCCTGCGTGGTCTCCTGCAAGGGCTGGAACACCGAGAACTACGGTGCGCCGCTCTCCGATCAGGACCCCTACGGCGCCGATCCCACGGGCACCTTCCTCAACCGCGTGCATTCGTATGAGGTTCAACCCGAGGAAGGAACCGCGCAACTCATCCACTTCCCCAAGTCCTGCCTGCATTGCGAGGATGCCCCCTGCGTCACCGTCTGCCCCACCGGGGCCAGCTACAAGCGCACCGAGGACGGGATCGTTCTGGTGAACGAGACCGATTGCATCGGCTGCGGCCTCTGCGCCTGGGCCTGCCCCTATGGCGCGCGGGAACTGGACGCCGCCGAAGGCGTGATGAAGAAATGCACCCTCTGTGTCGACCGTATCTACAACGACAACCTCCCCGAGGTTGACCGCGTGCCCGCCTGCGTGCGTACCTGCCCCGCCGGCGCACGCCACTTCGGCGATCTGGGCGACCCCGACAGCGAGGTCAGCCAACTGGTCGCGACGCGTGGCGGCATGGACCTGATGCCGGAACAGGGCACCAAGCCGGTGAACCAATACCTGCCGCCCCGGCCCAAGGATGAACTGGATCGCACGGCGGCCCCCGAAGACGGCGAGATCGACGTTCTGGCCCCCTACCTCAATCCCGTCGCCGACAGCCCCAAGGGCTTCCTCGGATGGCTCGACAAGACACTGGAGAAGCTCTGA
- a CDS encoding molybdopterin oxidoreductase family protein, translating into MTLHQPKINTSPKVSDEVRKTTCYMCACRCGINVHMKDGKVAYIEGNRDHPVNKGVLCAKGSAGIMQHNAPSRLRAPLKRVGPRGSGEFEEISWDEALSLATDWLAPIRHDNPEKLAFFTGRDQSQSFTSYWAQNFGTPNYAAHGGFCSVNMAAAGIYTMGGAFWEFGQPDWDYTKLFMIFGVAEDHDSNPIKMGIGKIKERGARVIGVNPIRSGYNAVADDWVGITPGTDGLFILSLIHELLKAGRIDLDYLARFTNAPCLVNMDPDSPEHGLLLRDENGKTQVIDRKTGKLTPFDQPGVQPDLSASHRQAGVTHKPVMHLIAERYLDDKYAPEAVAEKCGIKPEKIRAIAAELARVAFDEAFELDHEWTDFRGETHKTMTGRPVSFHSMRGISAHSNGFQTCRSLHLLQILLGTVEVPGGFRFKPPYPKPVSAHPKPHCGVTPGKPLDGPHLGFVQGPDDLALKDDGSPARIDKAFTWENPMSAHGLMHMVISNAHAGDPYKIDTLFMYMANMSWNSSMNTRGVIDMLTDKDENGDYVIPHIIYSDAYSSEMVAYADLIFPDTTYLERHDCISLLDRPICEADAAADAIRWPVVEPDRDVRGFQSVLCELGARLNLPGFVNEDGSQKYADYADYITNHERKPGIGPLAGWRKGEDGLTHGRGAPNEAQLDHYIENGGFMVKHIPENASYYKPWNKAYQDWAVELGIFDSPQHYIFDLYAEPLRRFQLAAEGHGDRQPPDHLRDRIKETLDPLPIWYAPFEDSGVDTEEFNVHALTQRPMAMYHSWGTQNAWLRQIHGRNPLYLPTNIWEKHGFAEGDWARVTSAHGEMTVPVAHMAALNENTVWTWNAIGKRKGAWALDKDAPEATKGFLLNHLIHELLPPKGDGLRWANSDPVTGQAAWFDLRVKIEKAEAPDEVQPRFEPVQSPVGQGPDHLEWKVGK; encoded by the coding sequence ATGACGCTGCATCAGCCGAAGATCAACACCTCGCCCAAGGTCTCGGACGAGGTGCGCAAGACCACCTGCTATATGTGCGCCTGCCGCTGCGGCATCAACGTGCACATGAAGGATGGCAAGGTCGCCTATATCGAAGGCAACCGCGACCATCCGGTGAACAAGGGCGTCCTGTGCGCCAAGGGCAGCGCCGGGATCATGCAACACAACGCCCCCTCGCGCCTGCGTGCCCCGCTCAAGCGCGTCGGCCCCCGAGGCTCGGGCGAGTTCGAGGAAATCTCGTGGGATGAGGCGCTGAGCCTTGCGACCGATTGGCTGGCCCCGATCCGTCATGACAACCCCGAGAAGCTGGCGTTCTTCACGGGCCGCGACCAATCGCAAAGCTTCACCAGCTACTGGGCGCAGAATTTCGGCACCCCCAATTACGCCGCGCACGGCGGTTTCTGCTCGGTCAACATGGCGGCGGCGGGTATCTACACGATGGGCGGCGCCTTTTGGGAGTTTGGCCAGCCCGATTGGGATTATACCAAGCTGTTCATGATCTTCGGCGTCGCCGAAGACCACGATTCCAACCCCATCAAGATGGGCATCGGCAAGATCAAGGAACGCGGCGCGCGGGTGATCGGGGTGAACCCGATCCGCTCAGGCTACAACGCCGTGGCCGACGATTGGGTCGGGATCACGCCCGGCACCGACGGGTTGTTCATCCTGTCGCTGATCCATGAACTGCTGAAAGCGGGGCGGATTGACCTTGATTACCTCGCGCGGTTCACCAATGCGCCCTGCCTTGTGAACATGGACCCGGACTCGCCCGAACACGGGCTTTTGCTGCGCGATGAGAACGGCAAAACACAGGTCATCGACCGCAAGACCGGCAAGCTGACCCCCTTCGACCAACCCGGCGTGCAGCCCGACCTTTCGGCCAGCCACCGGCAGGCGGGCGTCACCCACAAGCCGGTGATGCACCTGATCGCCGAACGTTACCTTGACGATAAATACGCGCCCGAGGCCGTGGCCGAGAAATGCGGCATCAAACCGGAAAAAATCCGCGCCATTGCCGCAGAACTGGCCCGCGTCGCCTTTGACGAGGCCTTCGAGCTGGATCACGAATGGACGGATTTCCGCGGCGAGACCCACAAGACCATGACGGGCCGCCCGGTCAGCTTCCATTCGATGCGCGGGATTTCCGCCCATTCCAACGGGTTCCAGACCTGCCGTTCGCTGCACCTGCTGCAAATCCTGCTGGGCACGGTCGAGGTGCCGGGCGGCTTCCGCTTCAAACCGCCCTATCCCAAGCCGGTCAGCGCCCACCCCAAGCCGCATTGCGGCGTGACCCCGGGCAAGCCACTGGATGGGCCGCACCTTGGCTTTGTTCAGGGCCCCGACGATCTGGCCCTCAAGGACGATGGCAGCCCCGCCCGCATCGACAAGGCCTTCACATGGGAAAACCCCATGTCGGCCCATGGCTTGATGCATATGGTGATTTCCAACGCCCACGCGGGCGACCCCTACAAGATCGACACGCTCTTCATGTACATGGCGAACATGTCGTGGAACTCGTCGATGAACACGCGCGGCGTGATCGACATGCTGACCGACAAAGACGAGAACGGCGATTACGTCATCCCGCATATCATCTATTCCGATGCCTATAGCTCGGAGATGGTGGCCTATGCCGACCTGATCTTTCCCGATACCACCTATCTGGAACGGCACGACTGTATCTCGCTTCTGGACCGCCCGATTTGCGAGGCCGACGCGGCGGCGGATGCCATCCGCTGGCCCGTCGTGGAACCCGATCGCGACGTGCGCGGCTTCCAGTCGGTGTTGTGTGAGTTGGGCGCGCGCCTCAACCTGCCCGGTTTCGTCAACGAGGACGGCAGCCAGAAATACGCCGATTACGCCGATTACATCACCAACCACGAACGCAAGCCGGGCATCGGCCCGCTTGCCGGGTGGCGCAAGGGCGAGGATGGCCTGACCCACGGACGCGGCGCCCCGAACGAGGCGCAGCTTGACCACTACATCGAAAACGGTGGGTTCATGGTCAAGCATATCCCCGAGAATGCCAGTTACTACAAACCATGGAACAAGGCCTATCAGGATTGGGCCGTGGAGCTGGGCATTTTCGACAGCCCGCAACACTATATCTTCGACCTTTACGCCGAACCCCTGCGCCGTTTCCAACTGGCAGCCGAAGGCCATGGCGACCGGCAACCGCCCGACCACCTGCGCGACCGGATCAAGGAAACCCTCGATCCGCTGCCCATATGGTACGCCCCCTTCGAGGATAGCGGCGTCGATACCGAAGAATTCAACGTACATGCCCTGACCCAACGGCCCATGGCGATGTACCACTCCTGGGGGACGCAAAACGCGTGGCTGCGGCAAATCCACGGGCGCAATCCGCTCTACCTGCCGACCAACATCTGGGAGAAGCACGGCTTCGCCGAAGGCGATTGGGCGCGCGTGACCTCGGCCCATGGCGAGATGACCGTGCCGGTGGCCCACATGGCCGCACTGAACGAAAATACCGTCTGGACATGGAACGCCATCGGCAAGCGCAAAGGCGCCTGGGCGCTGGACAAGGACGCGCCCGAGGCGACCAAGGGTTTCCTGCTCAACCACCTCATTCACGAACTTTTGCCACCCAAGGGCGATGGCCTGCGATGGGCCAACTCCGACCCGGTCACCGGGCAGGCGGCATGGTTCGACCTGCGGGTGAAGATCGAAAAAGCCGAAGCGCCCGACGAGGTTCAACCAAGGTTCGAGCCGGTCCAATCCCCCGTCGGCCAAGGCCCCGATCACCTTGAATGGAAGGTGGGCAAATGA
- the pta gene encoding phosphate acetyltransferase, with amino-acid sequence MTKTPINLLLSDPPAHRATIALSEGTDPRVVQGGLNAIQAGLADIILVGDTEAVQAALADQGAEASDHLTIHDPATSPLRDSFAEAFFDLRKHKGVDMQAAQAAVQSPLIYAAMLVRMGHATGTVGGAVATTSDVVRTAIQVIGKAPDAAMISSFFLMYPPEQATPHARAMLYSDSGLVIYPSADELAEIAAASARSCRTLMRDEPKIAFLSFSTKGSARHEKVTKVTEALAKLQAAHPDLHADGELQFDAAFVPSVGASKAPDSDIAGQANVMIFPNLDAGNIGYKMTQRLGGYAAIGPILQGLAKPANDLSRGCSAEDVTQMIAVTVLQAMD; translated from the coding sequence ATGACGAAGACACCGATCAATCTGCTTTTGTCAGATCCCCCGGCCCATCGTGCCACCATTGCCCTGAGCGAAGGCACAGACCCCCGTGTTGTCCAAGGGGGTCTGAACGCAATTCAGGCCGGTCTGGCCGATATCATCCTTGTTGGCGACACCGAGGCCGTGCAAGCGGCCCTGGCCGACCAAGGGGCCGAGGCCAGCGATCACCTGACCATCCACGACCCCGCGACAAGCCCCCTGAGAGACAGTTTCGCCGAAGCGTTCTTCGATCTGCGCAAGCACAAGGGCGTGGATATGCAGGCCGCGCAGGCCGCCGTGCAGTCGCCCCTGATTTATGCGGCCATGCTGGTGCGGATGGGCCATGCCACCGGCACCGTTGGCGGGGCCGTCGCCACCACCTCGGATGTGGTACGCACCGCCATTCAGGTCATCGGCAAGGCGCCGGACGCCGCCATGATCTCAAGCTTTTTCCTGATGTACCCGCCGGAACAGGCCACGCCCCACGCCCGCGCCATGCTTTATTCCGATAGCGGGCTGGTGATTTACCCTTCGGCGGATGAACTGGCCGAAATTGCCGCCGCCTCTGCCCGCTCTTGCCGTACGCTAATGCGTGACGAGCCCAAGATTGCCTTTCTGTCGTTCTCGACCAAAGGCAGCGCCCGGCATGAGAAAGTGACCAAGGTCACCGAGGCCCTTGCCAAGCTGCAAGCCGCGCACCCCGATCTGCACGCCGACGGCGAGTTGCAATTCGACGCGGCCTTCGTGCCTTCGGTCGGAGCCAGCAAAGCGCCCGACTCCGATATCGCGGGGCAGGCCAACGTAATGATCTTCCCCAATCTCGACGCGGGCAACATCGGCTACAAGATGACCCAACGTCTGGGCGGATACGCCGCCATCGGCCCGATTTTGCAGGGCCTTGCAAAGCCGGCCAATGACCTGTCACGCGGCTGTAGCGCCGAGGATGTGACCCAGATGATCGCCGTCACGGTCCTGCAGGCAATGGATTAG